In the Sebastes fasciatus isolate fSebFas1 chromosome 20, fSebFas1.pri, whole genome shotgun sequence genome, one interval contains:
- the mrtfba gene encoding myocardin-related transcription factor B isoform X1 → MELQASHGQLGAEGDCEMSSLLLPSPQSEAVTHEMEELSLQPLPPLNERKNGQDSQSQTMACMEVETPSDCTRFRAVLQLRLQQRRTREQLVDQGIMPPLKSPAAFHGQIRSLERARTENFLKHKIRSRPERAELVRMHILQETGAEPSLQATQMRLKRARLADNLNEMIAQRPGPLELVEKNILPVDSSVKQAIIVGQVNYPKVLDEDSSDAPSPDQPASQESQSSVPSPAPESKVPETPPPAPTPAPAPAPAPAPSPALPIPTTVLQPFPVATQATTDFMKMISTIEQPASRPAVTPVQPVTTVAPSKPGPTLVKQSQQRSPSEKSRSKKGKEPKSRVKKLKYHQYVPPDQKLEASEEPMDSSYARLLQQQQLFLQLQILSQQQQHYNYQTILPAPLKPVAEGQSGSAGSLPTSIMVSLPSAPPPPPVTPAPARPNNSLSNRKPGVLPANLEEMKVAELKLELKLRGLPVSGTKTDLIERLKPFQDNHCTSAPTTVPAPAPATTTTTFSSMAMDATPAIVLPVQQVAPENTNPTPPVSPIPADRSTFQQDVGMSEALFEMQMVSSGWAGLTSFQVPEEKDRRLHEKERQIVELMKKLEQEQKLVEELKMQLEVEKRGQGGCTTDSTSGSPKLISVPAMNPVPTVLNSNVVKMEGTVLSNCSSTTATIPNSILGSQALSPLPTVVKLEDVTVSSGKPLQLQTQTQMITQIQSQAQSQITNNPQLLSQSQRSPKLQTRPQSQPAAPSLQQFFISHSGGVSQVLGQPQTLLTTTGQGGRILLPVSLPNNATAIQLPSTTVSLQPVLQATGSNPGLVQASVSQLRTTQMEMPPSQQLTNHNTLLQTLTMCNNATGLENQTRPEMNPQCFLRSSPDNRVSPRASPNHISNGPLNKPSSPQPTFILQPNSLVNQPPKTREPPRYEEAIKQSRNLHVNNVSQVPTATSQQMDDLFDILIESGEITPFIQQDHHVSLNKTLPVTANISTLPVNTVLCRPPPQIQLAPPPTLNAIIGPGMHSLSSLATDNQLEAFLEGTLADTAPASDPRTRGLIEELQAQLMEQQPYSPMDTSDLSFCDSSSPSSLNMGLSDPGLDNMEWLDLTMPPGPAGALTPLGIPSDFLDTQDLQLHWD, encoded by the exons ATGGAGCTCCAGGCGTCTCACGGGCAGCTAGGGGCTGAGGGGGATTGCGAGATGTCGAGCCTGCTGCTGCCCAGTCCTCAGAGCGAGGCGGTGACCCACGAGATGGAGGAGCTGTCGCTGCAGCCGCTACCTCCGCTCAATGAACGCAAAAACG GCCAGGACTCTCAGTCTCAGACAATGGCCTGTATGGAGGTAGAGACCCCCAGTGACTGCACTAGGTTCAGAGCAG TCCTGCAGTTGAGGCTTCAGCAAAGGCGAACCCGGGAGCAGCTGGTGGACCAGGGCATCATGCCAC CTCTGAAGAGCCCGGCAGCTTTCCATGGGCAGATTCGCAGCTtggagagagccagg ACTGAGAATTTCCTCAAGCACAAGATCCGCAGTCGTccagagagagcagagctggTCAGGATGCACATCCTGCAAG AGACTGGTGCAGAACCCTCACTACAGGCCACCCAGATGAGACTGAAGAGGGCTCGGCTGGCCGACAACCTGAACGAGATGATCGCCCAGAGACCCGGCCCCCTGGAGCTGGTGGAGAAAAACATCCTGCCCGTGGATTCCAGCGTTAAACAGGCCATCATCG TAGGTCAGGTGAACTATCCCAAAGTGTTGGATGAAGACAGCAGTGATGCCCCGTCCCCAGATCAGCCGGCCAGCCAGGAGTCTCAGAGTTCTGTCCCCTCTCCCGCCCCGGAGAGCAAAGTGCCAGAGACGCCCCCTCCAGCACCAACACCAGCACCGGCACCGGCACCGGCACCAGCTCCGTCACCAGCTCTACCAATACCCACCACCGTGCTGCAG CCCTTCCCAGTTGCCACACAAGCAACAACAGACTTTATGAAAATGATATCAACCATTGAGCAGCCTGCTAGCCGCCCAGCTGTCACTCCTGTACAGCCAGTCACCACAGTTGCTCCTTCAAAACCGGGCCCAACGCTGGTGAAG CAAAGCCAGCAGAGGTCGCCCTCAGAGAAGAGCCGCAGTAAGAAGGGCAAAGAGCCCAAGTCCAGGGTGAAAAAGCTCAAGTACCACCAGTATGTTCCCCCAGACCAGAAGCTGGAGGCCAGTGAAGAACCCATGGACTCCTCTTACGCCCGACtgctgcagcaacagcagctattCCTCCAGCTGCAGATCCTGAGCCAGCAACAGCAGCACTACAACTACCAGACTATATTACCAGCACCACTGAA GCCTGTGGCCGAGGGTCAGAGCGGCAGCGCCGGCAGCCTGCCAACCTCCATCATGGTGTCTTTGCCCtctgctcctccacctccccccgTGACTCCGGCTCCGGCTCGTCCAAACAACTCGCTCTCGAACCGCAAGCCAGGAGTCCTGCCTGCCAACCTGGAGGAGATGAAG GTGGCTGAGCTAAAACTGGAGCTGAAGCTGCGTGGCCTCCCCGTGTCAGGAACAAAAACTGATCTGATAGAAAGACTGAAACCTTTCCAAGACAACCACTGCACCTCTGCTCCTACAACCGTTCCTGCCCCTGCCcctgccaccaccaccaccaccttctCCTCCATGGCCATGGACGCCACCCCGGCTATAGTCCTTCCAGTCCAGCAGGTGGCTCCAGAGAACACGAACCCCACACCGCCGGTCTCACCCATTCCCGCTGATCGCTCCACCTTCCAGCAGGACGTAGGCATGTCTGAGGCTCTTTTCGAAATGCAAATGGTGAGTTCTGGCTGGGCAGGTCTCACGTCTTTCCAAGTCCCGGAGGAAAAGGACAGGCGGCTCCATGAGAAGGAGCGGCAGATAGTGGAGTTGATgaagaagctggagcaggagcagaagttggtggaggagctgaagatGCAGCTGGAGGTGGAGAAGAGAGGCCAGGGTGGCTGCACCACTGACTCTACCTCTGGTTCTCCCAAACTCATTTCTGTACCCGCCATGAACCCTGTTCCTACTGTCCTGAACTCAAATGTAGTAAAAATGGAGGGTACAGTCCTGTCAAACTGTTCATCCACTACCGCTACAATCCCCAACTCTATCCTGGGCTCCCAGGCTCTCTCCCCCCTCCCAACAGTGGTCAAGTTGGAGGATGTGACTGTTTCTTCTGGCAAGCCGCTCCAGCTCCAGACCCAAACCCAGATGATCACCCAGATCCAGTCCCAAGCTCAGTCCCAAATAACCAACAACCCACAGCTACTCTCCCAGTCACAGAGAAGTCCCAAACTGCAGACCCGGCCCCAGTCTCAACCCGCAGCCCCCAGCCTGCAGCAGTTCTTCATCAGCCACTCAGGTGGGGTGTCCCAGGTGCTGGGTCAGCCTCAGACCTTGTTAACCACGACTGGCCAGGGTGGGAGGATCCTCCTCCCAGTCTCGCTACCTAACAACGCTACTGCAATCCAGCTGCCAAGCACCACTGTCAGCCTGCAG CCTGTTCTTCAGGCCACGGGCTCAAATCCAGGCCTGGTGCAGGCCTCAGTTTCTCAGCTGCGAACCACTCAGATGGAGATGCCACCTAGCCAGCAGTTAACCAACCACAACACACTGCTACAG ACTCTGACTATGTGCAATAACGCTACTGGTTTGGAGAACCAAACTAGGCCTGAGATGAATCCCCAGTGTTTCCTGAGGAGCTCCCCAGACAACAGGGTCTCTCCACGGGCTTCACCCAACCACATCTCCAACGGACCCCTCAATAAG CCTTCTTCTCCCCAGCCTACCTTCATCCTTCAGCCCAACTCCCTTGTTAATCAGCCTCCCAAGACAAGAGAGCCTCCCCGCTATGAGGAGGCCATCAAACAAAGCCGCAACCTGCACGTCAACAATGTTTCACAG GTTCCCACGGCAACCAGCCAGCAAATGGATGACTTGTTCGACATCCTTATAGAGAGTGGAG AAATCACACCGTTTATCCAGCAGGACCATCACGTGTCTCTAAATAAGACCCTCCCAGTCACAGCAAACATCTCCACCCTGCCGGTCAACACTGTGCTCTGCAGGCCGCCTCCACAGATCCAGTTGGCTCCTCCGCCCACCCTGAACGCCATCATCGGCCCCGGCATGCACAGCCTTTCCTCGCTCGCCACAGACAATCAGCTGGAGGCCTTTCTGGAGGGCACACTGGCCGACACGGCGCCGGCGTCAGACCCACGCACACGGGGCCTGATAGAGGAGCTGCAGGCCCAGCTGATGGAACAGCAACCCTACTCGCCCATGGACACGTCAGACCTGTCCTTCTGCGACTCTTCCTCGCCGTCCTCGCTCAACATGGGCCTGTCTGACCCGGGCCTGGACAATATGGAGTGGCTGGACCTCACCATGCCACCAGGTCCTGCCGGGGCACTCACACCACTGGGGATCCCATCGGACTTCCTGGATACACAAGACCTGCAGCTGCACTGGGACTGA
- the mrtfba gene encoding myocardin-related transcription factor B isoform X2, whose amino-acid sequence MELQASHGQLGAEGDCEMSSLLLPSPQSEAVTHEMEELSLQPLPPLNERKNGQDSQSQTMACMEVETPSDCTRFRAVLQLRLQQRRTREQLVDQGIMPPLKSPAAFHGQIRSLERARTENFLKHKIRSRPERAELVRMHILQETGAEPSLQATQMRLKRARLADNLNEMIAQRPGPLELVEKNILPVDSSVKQAIIGQVNYPKVLDEDSSDAPSPDQPASQESQSSVPSPAPESKVPETPPPAPTPAPAPAPAPAPSPALPIPTTVLQPFPVATQATTDFMKMISTIEQPASRPAVTPVQPVTTVAPSKPGPTLVKQSQQRSPSEKSRSKKGKEPKSRVKKLKYHQYVPPDQKLEASEEPMDSSYARLLQQQQLFLQLQILSQQQQHYNYQTILPAPLKPVAEGQSGSAGSLPTSIMVSLPSAPPPPPVTPAPARPNNSLSNRKPGVLPANLEEMKVAELKLELKLRGLPVSGTKTDLIERLKPFQDNHCTSAPTTVPAPAPATTTTTFSSMAMDATPAIVLPVQQVAPENTNPTPPVSPIPADRSTFQQDVGMSEALFEMQMVSSGWAGLTSFQVPEEKDRRLHEKERQIVELMKKLEQEQKLVEELKMQLEVEKRGQGGCTTDSTSGSPKLISVPAMNPVPTVLNSNVVKMEGTVLSNCSSTTATIPNSILGSQALSPLPTVVKLEDVTVSSGKPLQLQTQTQMITQIQSQAQSQITNNPQLLSQSQRSPKLQTRPQSQPAAPSLQQFFISHSGGVSQVLGQPQTLLTTTGQGGRILLPVSLPNNATAIQLPSTTVSLQPVLQATGSNPGLVQASVSQLRTTQMEMPPSQQLTNHNTLLQTLTMCNNATGLENQTRPEMNPQCFLRSSPDNRVSPRASPNHISNGPLNKPSSPQPTFILQPNSLVNQPPKTREPPRYEEAIKQSRNLHVNNVSQVPTATSQQMDDLFDILIESGEITPFIQQDHHVSLNKTLPVTANISTLPVNTVLCRPPPQIQLAPPPTLNAIIGPGMHSLSSLATDNQLEAFLEGTLADTAPASDPRTRGLIEELQAQLMEQQPYSPMDTSDLSFCDSSSPSSLNMGLSDPGLDNMEWLDLTMPPGPAGALTPLGIPSDFLDTQDLQLHWD is encoded by the exons ATGGAGCTCCAGGCGTCTCACGGGCAGCTAGGGGCTGAGGGGGATTGCGAGATGTCGAGCCTGCTGCTGCCCAGTCCTCAGAGCGAGGCGGTGACCCACGAGATGGAGGAGCTGTCGCTGCAGCCGCTACCTCCGCTCAATGAACGCAAAAACG GCCAGGACTCTCAGTCTCAGACAATGGCCTGTATGGAGGTAGAGACCCCCAGTGACTGCACTAGGTTCAGAGCAG TCCTGCAGTTGAGGCTTCAGCAAAGGCGAACCCGGGAGCAGCTGGTGGACCAGGGCATCATGCCAC CTCTGAAGAGCCCGGCAGCTTTCCATGGGCAGATTCGCAGCTtggagagagccagg ACTGAGAATTTCCTCAAGCACAAGATCCGCAGTCGTccagagagagcagagctggTCAGGATGCACATCCTGCAAG AGACTGGTGCAGAACCCTCACTACAGGCCACCCAGATGAGACTGAAGAGGGCTCGGCTGGCCGACAACCTGAACGAGATGATCGCCCAGAGACCCGGCCCCCTGGAGCTGGTGGAGAAAAACATCCTGCCCGTGGATTCCAGCGTTAAACAGGCCATCATCG GTCAGGTGAACTATCCCAAAGTGTTGGATGAAGACAGCAGTGATGCCCCGTCCCCAGATCAGCCGGCCAGCCAGGAGTCTCAGAGTTCTGTCCCCTCTCCCGCCCCGGAGAGCAAAGTGCCAGAGACGCCCCCTCCAGCACCAACACCAGCACCGGCACCGGCACCGGCACCAGCTCCGTCACCAGCTCTACCAATACCCACCACCGTGCTGCAG CCCTTCCCAGTTGCCACACAAGCAACAACAGACTTTATGAAAATGATATCAACCATTGAGCAGCCTGCTAGCCGCCCAGCTGTCACTCCTGTACAGCCAGTCACCACAGTTGCTCCTTCAAAACCGGGCCCAACGCTGGTGAAG CAAAGCCAGCAGAGGTCGCCCTCAGAGAAGAGCCGCAGTAAGAAGGGCAAAGAGCCCAAGTCCAGGGTGAAAAAGCTCAAGTACCACCAGTATGTTCCCCCAGACCAGAAGCTGGAGGCCAGTGAAGAACCCATGGACTCCTCTTACGCCCGACtgctgcagcaacagcagctattCCTCCAGCTGCAGATCCTGAGCCAGCAACAGCAGCACTACAACTACCAGACTATATTACCAGCACCACTGAA GCCTGTGGCCGAGGGTCAGAGCGGCAGCGCCGGCAGCCTGCCAACCTCCATCATGGTGTCTTTGCCCtctgctcctccacctccccccgTGACTCCGGCTCCGGCTCGTCCAAACAACTCGCTCTCGAACCGCAAGCCAGGAGTCCTGCCTGCCAACCTGGAGGAGATGAAG GTGGCTGAGCTAAAACTGGAGCTGAAGCTGCGTGGCCTCCCCGTGTCAGGAACAAAAACTGATCTGATAGAAAGACTGAAACCTTTCCAAGACAACCACTGCACCTCTGCTCCTACAACCGTTCCTGCCCCTGCCcctgccaccaccaccaccaccttctCCTCCATGGCCATGGACGCCACCCCGGCTATAGTCCTTCCAGTCCAGCAGGTGGCTCCAGAGAACACGAACCCCACACCGCCGGTCTCACCCATTCCCGCTGATCGCTCCACCTTCCAGCAGGACGTAGGCATGTCTGAGGCTCTTTTCGAAATGCAAATGGTGAGTTCTGGCTGGGCAGGTCTCACGTCTTTCCAAGTCCCGGAGGAAAAGGACAGGCGGCTCCATGAGAAGGAGCGGCAGATAGTGGAGTTGATgaagaagctggagcaggagcagaagttggtggaggagctgaagatGCAGCTGGAGGTGGAGAAGAGAGGCCAGGGTGGCTGCACCACTGACTCTACCTCTGGTTCTCCCAAACTCATTTCTGTACCCGCCATGAACCCTGTTCCTACTGTCCTGAACTCAAATGTAGTAAAAATGGAGGGTACAGTCCTGTCAAACTGTTCATCCACTACCGCTACAATCCCCAACTCTATCCTGGGCTCCCAGGCTCTCTCCCCCCTCCCAACAGTGGTCAAGTTGGAGGATGTGACTGTTTCTTCTGGCAAGCCGCTCCAGCTCCAGACCCAAACCCAGATGATCACCCAGATCCAGTCCCAAGCTCAGTCCCAAATAACCAACAACCCACAGCTACTCTCCCAGTCACAGAGAAGTCCCAAACTGCAGACCCGGCCCCAGTCTCAACCCGCAGCCCCCAGCCTGCAGCAGTTCTTCATCAGCCACTCAGGTGGGGTGTCCCAGGTGCTGGGTCAGCCTCAGACCTTGTTAACCACGACTGGCCAGGGTGGGAGGATCCTCCTCCCAGTCTCGCTACCTAACAACGCTACTGCAATCCAGCTGCCAAGCACCACTGTCAGCCTGCAG CCTGTTCTTCAGGCCACGGGCTCAAATCCAGGCCTGGTGCAGGCCTCAGTTTCTCAGCTGCGAACCACTCAGATGGAGATGCCACCTAGCCAGCAGTTAACCAACCACAACACACTGCTACAG ACTCTGACTATGTGCAATAACGCTACTGGTTTGGAGAACCAAACTAGGCCTGAGATGAATCCCCAGTGTTTCCTGAGGAGCTCCCCAGACAACAGGGTCTCTCCACGGGCTTCACCCAACCACATCTCCAACGGACCCCTCAATAAG CCTTCTTCTCCCCAGCCTACCTTCATCCTTCAGCCCAACTCCCTTGTTAATCAGCCTCCCAAGACAAGAGAGCCTCCCCGCTATGAGGAGGCCATCAAACAAAGCCGCAACCTGCACGTCAACAATGTTTCACAG GTTCCCACGGCAACCAGCCAGCAAATGGATGACTTGTTCGACATCCTTATAGAGAGTGGAG AAATCACACCGTTTATCCAGCAGGACCATCACGTGTCTCTAAATAAGACCCTCCCAGTCACAGCAAACATCTCCACCCTGCCGGTCAACACTGTGCTCTGCAGGCCGCCTCCACAGATCCAGTTGGCTCCTCCGCCCACCCTGAACGCCATCATCGGCCCCGGCATGCACAGCCTTTCCTCGCTCGCCACAGACAATCAGCTGGAGGCCTTTCTGGAGGGCACACTGGCCGACACGGCGCCGGCGTCAGACCCACGCACACGGGGCCTGATAGAGGAGCTGCAGGCCCAGCTGATGGAACAGCAACCCTACTCGCCCATGGACACGTCAGACCTGTCCTTCTGCGACTCTTCCTCGCCGTCCTCGCTCAACATGGGCCTGTCTGACCCGGGCCTGGACAATATGGAGTGGCTGGACCTCACCATGCCACCAGGTCCTGCCGGGGCACTCACACCACTGGGGATCCCATCGGACTTCCTGGATACACAAGACCTGCAGCTGCACTGGGACTGA
- the mrtfba gene encoding myocardin-related transcription factor B isoform X3, translating into MELQASHGQLGAEGDCEMSSLLLPSPQSEAVTHEMEELSLQPLPPLNERKNVLQLRLQQRRTREQLVDQGIMPPLKSPAAFHGQIRSLERARTENFLKHKIRSRPERAELVRMHILQETGAEPSLQATQMRLKRARLADNLNEMIAQRPGPLELVEKNILPVDSSVKQAIIVGQVNYPKVLDEDSSDAPSPDQPASQESQSSVPSPAPESKVPETPPPAPTPAPAPAPAPAPSPALPIPTTVLQPFPVATQATTDFMKMISTIEQPASRPAVTPVQPVTTVAPSKPGPTLVKQSQQRSPSEKSRSKKGKEPKSRVKKLKYHQYVPPDQKLEASEEPMDSSYARLLQQQQLFLQLQILSQQQQHYNYQTILPAPLKPVAEGQSGSAGSLPTSIMVSLPSAPPPPPVTPAPARPNNSLSNRKPGVLPANLEEMKVAELKLELKLRGLPVSGTKTDLIERLKPFQDNHCTSAPTTVPAPAPATTTTTFSSMAMDATPAIVLPVQQVAPENTNPTPPVSPIPADRSTFQQDVGMSEALFEMQMVSSGWAGLTSFQVPEEKDRRLHEKERQIVELMKKLEQEQKLVEELKMQLEVEKRGQGGCTTDSTSGSPKLISVPAMNPVPTVLNSNVVKMEGTVLSNCSSTTATIPNSILGSQALSPLPTVVKLEDVTVSSGKPLQLQTQTQMITQIQSQAQSQITNNPQLLSQSQRSPKLQTRPQSQPAAPSLQQFFISHSGGVSQVLGQPQTLLTTTGQGGRILLPVSLPNNATAIQLPSTTVSLQPVLQATGSNPGLVQASVSQLRTTQMEMPPSQQLTNHNTLLQTLTMCNNATGLENQTRPEMNPQCFLRSSPDNRVSPRASPNHISNGPLNKPSSPQPTFILQPNSLVNQPPKTREPPRYEEAIKQSRNLHVNNVSQVPTATSQQMDDLFDILIESGEITPFIQQDHHVSLNKTLPVTANISTLPVNTVLCRPPPQIQLAPPPTLNAIIGPGMHSLSSLATDNQLEAFLEGTLADTAPASDPRTRGLIEELQAQLMEQQPYSPMDTSDLSFCDSSSPSSLNMGLSDPGLDNMEWLDLTMPPGPAGALTPLGIPSDFLDTQDLQLHWD; encoded by the exons ATGGAGCTCCAGGCGTCTCACGGGCAGCTAGGGGCTGAGGGGGATTGCGAGATGTCGAGCCTGCTGCTGCCCAGTCCTCAGAGCGAGGCGGTGACCCACGAGATGGAGGAGCTGTCGCTGCAGCCGCTACCTCCGCTCAATGAACGCAAAAACG TCCTGCAGTTGAGGCTTCAGCAAAGGCGAACCCGGGAGCAGCTGGTGGACCAGGGCATCATGCCAC CTCTGAAGAGCCCGGCAGCTTTCCATGGGCAGATTCGCAGCTtggagagagccagg ACTGAGAATTTCCTCAAGCACAAGATCCGCAGTCGTccagagagagcagagctggTCAGGATGCACATCCTGCAAG AGACTGGTGCAGAACCCTCACTACAGGCCACCCAGATGAGACTGAAGAGGGCTCGGCTGGCCGACAACCTGAACGAGATGATCGCCCAGAGACCCGGCCCCCTGGAGCTGGTGGAGAAAAACATCCTGCCCGTGGATTCCAGCGTTAAACAGGCCATCATCG TAGGTCAGGTGAACTATCCCAAAGTGTTGGATGAAGACAGCAGTGATGCCCCGTCCCCAGATCAGCCGGCCAGCCAGGAGTCTCAGAGTTCTGTCCCCTCTCCCGCCCCGGAGAGCAAAGTGCCAGAGACGCCCCCTCCAGCACCAACACCAGCACCGGCACCGGCACCGGCACCAGCTCCGTCACCAGCTCTACCAATACCCACCACCGTGCTGCAG CCCTTCCCAGTTGCCACACAAGCAACAACAGACTTTATGAAAATGATATCAACCATTGAGCAGCCTGCTAGCCGCCCAGCTGTCACTCCTGTACAGCCAGTCACCACAGTTGCTCCTTCAAAACCGGGCCCAACGCTGGTGAAG CAAAGCCAGCAGAGGTCGCCCTCAGAGAAGAGCCGCAGTAAGAAGGGCAAAGAGCCCAAGTCCAGGGTGAAAAAGCTCAAGTACCACCAGTATGTTCCCCCAGACCAGAAGCTGGAGGCCAGTGAAGAACCCATGGACTCCTCTTACGCCCGACtgctgcagcaacagcagctattCCTCCAGCTGCAGATCCTGAGCCAGCAACAGCAGCACTACAACTACCAGACTATATTACCAGCACCACTGAA GCCTGTGGCCGAGGGTCAGAGCGGCAGCGCCGGCAGCCTGCCAACCTCCATCATGGTGTCTTTGCCCtctgctcctccacctccccccgTGACTCCGGCTCCGGCTCGTCCAAACAACTCGCTCTCGAACCGCAAGCCAGGAGTCCTGCCTGCCAACCTGGAGGAGATGAAG GTGGCTGAGCTAAAACTGGAGCTGAAGCTGCGTGGCCTCCCCGTGTCAGGAACAAAAACTGATCTGATAGAAAGACTGAAACCTTTCCAAGACAACCACTGCACCTCTGCTCCTACAACCGTTCCTGCCCCTGCCcctgccaccaccaccaccaccttctCCTCCATGGCCATGGACGCCACCCCGGCTATAGTCCTTCCAGTCCAGCAGGTGGCTCCAGAGAACACGAACCCCACACCGCCGGTCTCACCCATTCCCGCTGATCGCTCCACCTTCCAGCAGGACGTAGGCATGTCTGAGGCTCTTTTCGAAATGCAAATGGTGAGTTCTGGCTGGGCAGGTCTCACGTCTTTCCAAGTCCCGGAGGAAAAGGACAGGCGGCTCCATGAGAAGGAGCGGCAGATAGTGGAGTTGATgaagaagctggagcaggagcagaagttggtggaggagctgaagatGCAGCTGGAGGTGGAGAAGAGAGGCCAGGGTGGCTGCACCACTGACTCTACCTCTGGTTCTCCCAAACTCATTTCTGTACCCGCCATGAACCCTGTTCCTACTGTCCTGAACTCAAATGTAGTAAAAATGGAGGGTACAGTCCTGTCAAACTGTTCATCCACTACCGCTACAATCCCCAACTCTATCCTGGGCTCCCAGGCTCTCTCCCCCCTCCCAACAGTGGTCAAGTTGGAGGATGTGACTGTTTCTTCTGGCAAGCCGCTCCAGCTCCAGACCCAAACCCAGATGATCACCCAGATCCAGTCCCAAGCTCAGTCCCAAATAACCAACAACCCACAGCTACTCTCCCAGTCACAGAGAAGTCCCAAACTGCAGACCCGGCCCCAGTCTCAACCCGCAGCCCCCAGCCTGCAGCAGTTCTTCATCAGCCACTCAGGTGGGGTGTCCCAGGTGCTGGGTCAGCCTCAGACCTTGTTAACCACGACTGGCCAGGGTGGGAGGATCCTCCTCCCAGTCTCGCTACCTAACAACGCTACTGCAATCCAGCTGCCAAGCACCACTGTCAGCCTGCAG CCTGTTCTTCAGGCCACGGGCTCAAATCCAGGCCTGGTGCAGGCCTCAGTTTCTCAGCTGCGAACCACTCAGATGGAGATGCCACCTAGCCAGCAGTTAACCAACCACAACACACTGCTACAG ACTCTGACTATGTGCAATAACGCTACTGGTTTGGAGAACCAAACTAGGCCTGAGATGAATCCCCAGTGTTTCCTGAGGAGCTCCCCAGACAACAGGGTCTCTCCACGGGCTTCACCCAACCACATCTCCAACGGACCCCTCAATAAG CCTTCTTCTCCCCAGCCTACCTTCATCCTTCAGCCCAACTCCCTTGTTAATCAGCCTCCCAAGACAAGAGAGCCTCCCCGCTATGAGGAGGCCATCAAACAAAGCCGCAACCTGCACGTCAACAATGTTTCACAG GTTCCCACGGCAACCAGCCAGCAAATGGATGACTTGTTCGACATCCTTATAGAGAGTGGAG AAATCACACCGTTTATCCAGCAGGACCATCACGTGTCTCTAAATAAGACCCTCCCAGTCACAGCAAACATCTCCACCCTGCCGGTCAACACTGTGCTCTGCAGGCCGCCTCCACAGATCCAGTTGGCTCCTCCGCCCACCCTGAACGCCATCATCGGCCCCGGCATGCACAGCCTTTCCTCGCTCGCCACAGACAATCAGCTGGAGGCCTTTCTGGAGGGCACACTGGCCGACACGGCGCCGGCGTCAGACCCACGCACACGGGGCCTGATAGAGGAGCTGCAGGCCCAGCTGATGGAACAGCAACCCTACTCGCCCATGGACACGTCAGACCTGTCCTTCTGCGACTCTTCCTCGCCGTCCTCGCTCAACATGGGCCTGTCTGACCCGGGCCTGGACAATATGGAGTGGCTGGACCTCACCATGCCACCAGGTCCTGCCGGGGCACTCACACCACTGGGGATCCCATCGGACTTCCTGGATACACAAGACCTGCAGCTGCACTGGGACTGA